One region of Drosophila teissieri strain GT53w chromosome 2L, Prin_Dtei_1.1, whole genome shotgun sequence genomic DNA includes:
- the LOC122614972 gene encoding vesicular glutamate transporter 1, translating into MKGLTAFKEKATGVFGGLKPNMEKFEISQSYHGGHGGYEEMEGGDREGRGPGGGHAYDDDDDRPDSPASFEEIERPPLRKIDKYCKAECPCMPARYTIATMACVGFMIAFGMRCNMSAAKLKGEHNGTVFMNWTVAVESHVDSSFFWGYLVTQIPGGFIASKFPANKIFGLSIVSSATLHLFVPFAMTLMHGHVVICVRVLQGLFEGVTYPACHGIWRFWAPPMERSRLATLAFSGSYAGVVVGLPLSGLLADTVGYQAPFYAYGVFGIIWYMFWIWLCFENPRKHPAISIPELKYIEKSLGESAHPTMPSLKTTPWREMMRSMPVYAIIVANFCRSWNFYLLVLFQSSFLKHKFGFKVEEAGFVGSLPHLIMTTIVPFGGMLADHLRKNGILSTTNVRKLFNCGGFGMEGLFFLFVAHSSTATGAMFALTCGVAFSGFAISGYNVNHLDIAPRYASILMGLSNGIGTLAGIIVPYALDGLIQANPTGCWTTVFTLAACVHLVGCTFYGIFASGELQPWAEPPAEEQKVWAPPPGAITNTDPSQAGMLGDYMKETSFGAPEYTEQSQMQQSSAISYGATGHVANNPFAMASGAPPIAEEDVPPTYGDVTNPGHYGYTQGQVPSYDPQGYQQQ; encoded by the exons CCTGAAGCCCAACATGGAGAAGTTCGAGATATCGCAGAGCTATCATGGCGGCCACGGGGGCTACGAGGAGATGGAGGGCGGCGATCGGGAGGGCCGCGGACCGGGCGGCGGCCACGCctacgacgacgacgacgaccgGCCCGACTCGCCCGCCTCCTTCGAGGAGATCGAGCGTCCGCCGCTGCGCAAGATCGACAAGTACTGCAAGGCGGAGTGTCCTTGCATGCCGGCGCGCTACACCATCGCCACCATGGCCTGCGTGGGATTCATGATCGCCTTCGGCATGCGGTGCAACATGTCGGCGGCCAAGCTCAAAGGGGAGCACAATGGG ACTGTGTTCATGAACTGGACGGTCGCCGTGGAGAGCCATGTGGACTCGTCCTTCTTCTGGGGCTATCTGGTGACGCAGATTCCCGGCGGCTTCATCGCCTCCAAGTTTCCGGCCAACAAGATATTCGGGCTGTCCATCGTGAGCTCCGCCACGCTGCACCTCTTCGTGCCATTCGCCATGACCCTGATGCACGGTCATGTGGTGATTTGCGTGAGGGTCCTGCAAGGACTCTTCGAG GGCGTTACCTATCCAGCCTGCCATGGCATCTGGCGCTTCTGGGCGCCGCCCATGGAACGCTCCCGACTGGCGACGCTGGCCTTCTCCGGTTCCTATGCGGGCGTGGTGGTGGGACTACCGCTCTCCGGGCTTCTGGCCGATACCGTGGGCTACCAGGCGCCGTTCTACGCCTACGGGGTGTTCGGCATCATATGGTACATGTTCTGGATATGGTTGTGCTTCGAGAACCCGCGCAAACATCCGGCCATCAGCATACCCGAGCTGAAGTACATCGAGAAGTCGCTGGGGGAGTCGGCTCATCCGACGATGCCATCCCTGAAGACGACTCCATGGCGGGAGATGATGCGTTCGATGCCGGTCTACGCCATCATTGTGGCGAACTTCTGCCGCTCCTGGAACTTCTACCTCCTGGTGCTGTTCCAGTCCTCGTTCCTCAAGCACAAGTTCGGTTTTAAGGTGGAGGAGGCGGGCTTTGTGGGCTCCCTGCCCCACTTGATCATGACCACGATAGTTCCATTTGGCGGCATGCTGGCGGATCACCTGCGGAAGAACGGCATCCTGTCCACCACCAATGTGCGAAAGCTCTTCAATTGCGGGGGCTTCGGTATGGAGGGCCTGTTTTTCCTATTCGTGGCACACTCCTCAACCGCG ACGGGTGCCATGTTTGCCTTGACTTGCGGCGTGGCCTTCAGTGGCTTTGCTATATCCGGTTATAATGTCAATCACCTGGATATTGCTCCTCGTTATGCCAGTATATTGATGGGTCTCTCGAATGGAATTGGCACTCTGGCCGGCATCATTGTGCCCTACGCCCTTGATGGTCTCATCCAGGCTAAT CCCACCGGTTGCTGGACCACTGTCTTCACCCTGGCCGCCTGTGTTCATTTGGTCGGCTGCACTTTCTACGGCATTTTCGCCTCCGGAGAGCTGCAGCCGTGGGCGGAACCTCCGGCCGAGGAGCAAAAGGTGTGGGCTCCACCACCAGGTGCCATTACCAACACGGATCCTAGCCAGGCGGGCATGTTGGGCGACTACATGAAGGAAACCTCATTC GGTGCCCCCGAGTACACTGAGCAGAGCCAAATGCAGCAGTCGAGCGCCATTAGCTACGGCGCCACAGGACACGTGGCCAACAATCCCTTCGCCATGGCCAGCGGTGCCCCGCCCATTGCGGAGGAGGATGTCCCACCGACCTACGGGGATGTTACCAATCCTGGCCACTATGGATACACGCAAGGACAAGTGCCGTCCTACGATCCGCAGGGATACCAGCAGCAGTAA